In one window of Gudongella oleilytica DNA:
- a CDS encoding tetratricopeptide repeat protein → MKESDKYFSIKSKDVGFVSLKGKSGERLALIGLDPDLPLPVITEKLIKDLSNSGEDKEISVDQIVEGISYTLGADENFPHKKDYVKILKYYSPDIDKLLLRKALEELDNGDLVTSGMYLRTLKQLIPSHDGDFYYAIVLERLAEEMLQSEDPSKGIKFLQESTLILEKILEEDSEYYPAYYKLGYHYRYHNQFAKAKLTWDKVLSLDPDEFRKEEIRLQLESVETDYRIEMALSYMDNMKYDLALDHLLKLLPAESKNWYVNYLIGLAYRGYGDVENAIEYLNISLELKDNVADTYNELGISYFNEGDIGTAIEIFTDGLVKCGEDYRLYFNRGLGRLNTGDFDSGLLDIRTAHKLNPKDEGVKAQLYSLENYMKEKGGSI, encoded by the coding sequence ATGAAGGAATCAGACAAATATTTTTCAATTAAATCTAAGGATGTAGGTTTTGTTAGCCTCAAAGGGAAAAGTGGTGAAAGACTTGCTCTTATTGGATTAGATCCTGATCTTCCTCTTCCCGTAATTACTGAGAAACTGATCAAGGATTTAAGCAATTCGGGTGAAGATAAGGAGATATCCGTTGATCAGATAGTCGAGGGGATATCATATACTTTGGGTGCTGACGAGAACTTTCCCCACAAGAAAGATTATGTTAAAATCCTGAAATACTACAGTCCCGATATTGATAAGCTGCTGCTAAGGAAAGCTCTCGAAGAGCTTGATAATGGTGATTTGGTTACTAGCGGGATGTATCTTCGGACACTAAAACAATTGATCCCTTCACATGATGGTGATTTCTATTATGCAATTGTGCTTGAACGCCTTGCAGAGGAAATGCTTCAATCAGAAGACCCATCTAAGGGGATCAAGTTTCTGCAAGAATCAACCTTGATCCTTGAGAAGATCCTTGAAGAGGACTCTGAGTATTATCCAGCATATTACAAGCTTGGATATCACTACAGATACCACAATCAATTTGCAAAGGCGAAGTTAACCTGGGACAAGGTACTAAGTCTTGACCCTGATGAATTTAGGAAGGAAGAAATAAGGCTTCAACTTGAGTCCGTAGAAACTGATTACAGGATAGAGATGGCACTTTCCTATATGGATAACATGAAGTATGATCTGGCATTAGACCATCTTCTGAAGCTTTTACCAGCAGAATCCAAGAACTGGTATGTGAATTATTTGATCGGTCTGGCTTACAGAGGCTACGGGGATGTTGAGAATGCGATAGAGTACCTTAATATCTCATTAGAATTAAAAGATAATGTAGCAGACACCTATAATGAGTTGGGAATTTCCTATTTTAATGAAGGCGATATCGGTACAGCCATAGAAATTTTTACTGATGGTCTGGTAAAATGTGGAGAAGATTACAGATTATATTTCAATAGAGGTCTTGGAAGGCTCAACACTGGCGACTTTGATAGCGGTCTGCTTGATATAAGGACAGCTCATAAGCTGAATCCCAAAGATGAAGGTGTAAAAGCACAGCTGTATTCATTGGAAAACTACATGAAGGAAAAGGGAGGATCAATATGA
- a CDS encoding B12-binding domain-containing radical SAM protein, whose amino-acid sequence MKTLLVALNSKYIHSNLAIRYLKAYAGELCDIRIEEFTINQRVDSIAAEIFRIKADIVGFSTYIWNIEEVLDISRIIKIVSPETRILLGGPEVSYDPVEILQSNRFIDIVIYGEAEETFRELITGKNVDEIDGLAYRKGDEVFINPQRPLIENLDDIPFPYSENDGLENKIVYYEASRGCPFNCSFCLSSTIPGLRRFSIDRVKRELDFLIGSGARQIKFVDRTFNADKSFAHQIMEHIAQNSKQMTSFHAEISAHLVDHEQLEFFKGLRKGLFQFEIGVQSTNQDTINAIGRITDFNKLKEVSKTIASFGNIHQHLDLIAGLPFEDYHRFSKSFDDLFEINPEKIQLGFLKLLKGSRLRDEAELYGYEFLEKAPYEVLKTKWLSYEDIIRLKDIEELVERYYNERLFKYSITHISIKYFESAFRFFELFSDYWRRSKLYDQAHSRESLYNILFEFCKSMDIEDMALITDLIKLDFYVNNDLNKLPKAFGKTNSLEGSTLHDLLRKTELVKTYIPEELETSIKDLIKRIKVDYFSTDIFQLIKAAPPYSYSETKTAVMIYSPPMRKEDKKIFDVTKFVREVLV is encoded by the coding sequence ATGAAGACTTTATTGGTTGCCCTAAACTCAAAATATATACATTCAAACCTAGCTATTAGATATCTTAAGGCATATGCTGGTGAGCTATGCGATATTAGGATTGAAGAATTCACAATAAATCAGAGAGTCGACTCAATAGCCGCCGAAATATTTCGCATTAAAGCTGATATAGTGGGTTTTTCCACCTACATTTGGAATATCGAAGAGGTACTGGATATTTCGAGAATTATAAAAATCGTATCTCCAGAAACCCGTATCCTACTTGGTGGCCCGGAGGTATCCTATGATCCGGTTGAGATACTTCAGAGTAATAGATTTATAGATATTGTTATTTACGGAGAAGCTGAAGAAACCTTCAGAGAGTTGATCACTGGAAAGAATGTAGATGAAATTGATGGTTTAGCCTATAGAAAAGGGGATGAAGTATTTATTAATCCTCAAAGACCACTTATAGAGAATCTTGATGACATTCCATTTCCTTACTCGGAGAATGACGGCTTGGAAAATAAAATAGTGTATTATGAGGCATCCCGTGGGTGTCCATTCAATTGTTCATTCTGCTTATCTTCAACAATTCCTGGTTTAAGGCGATTCTCAATAGATAGAGTGAAAAGAGAATTGGACTTCTTGATAGGCTCCGGTGCCAGACAGATTAAATTCGTAGATAGGACATTTAATGCAGATAAGAGCTTTGCACATCAGATAATGGAACACATAGCTCAAAACTCAAAGCAAATGACAAGCTTTCATGCAGAAATTTCAGCCCACCTTGTTGATCATGAGCAGTTGGAATTTTTCAAAGGACTAAGGAAAGGGTTGTTCCAATTTGAAATCGGGGTCCAGTCGACCAATCAGGATACTATAAATGCAATTGGCCGGATTACTGACTTCAATAAACTGAAGGAGGTTTCAAAGACCATAGCTTCATTCGGTAATATTCACCAACATCTGGATCTTATTGCAGGACTTCCATTTGAGGATTATCATAGATTTAGTAAATCCTTTGATGATCTCTTTGAGATAAATCCTGAAAAAATACAATTGGGATTCCTCAAGCTCCTAAAAGGGTCGAGGCTTCGGGATGAAGCTGAGCTTTATGGATATGAGTTTCTGGAAAAAGCTCCCTATGAGGTATTAAAGACAAAATGGCTAAGCTACGAAGATATAATCAGACTAAAAGACATTGAAGAATTGGTTGAAAGATACTATAATGAAAGGCTTTTCAAGTACAGCATTACACATATATCCATAAAATATTTTGAATCTGCATTTAGATTTTTTGAATTATTTTCAGATTACTGGAGAAGGTCGAAGCTGTATGATCAAGCACACAGCAGGGAATCCTTATACAATATTCTATTTGAATTCTGTAAAAGCATGGATATTGAGGATATGGCTCTTATAACTGACCTTATTAAGCTGGATTTTTATGTAAACAATGATTTGAATAAGCTTCCAAAAGCTTTCGGCAAAACTAATTCTCTTGAAGGGTCCACACTTCACGATCTTTTGAGGAAGACTGAATTAGTTAAAACCTATATACCAGAGGAGCTTGAGACATCAATAAAGGATCTTATTAAAAGGATCAAAGTTGACTATTTTAGTACGGACATATTCCAACTTATTAAGGCAGCTCCACCATACTCTTATTCTGAGACAAAAACCGCAGTCATGATCTATAGTCCTCCTATGAGAAAAGAGGATAAAAAAATATTTGATGTAACAAAATTTGTCAGGGAGGTATTGGTTTGA
- the argS gene encoding arginine--tRNA ligase: protein MLIFKDKAVDLLSTIITDLEREELDSLIEIPPSYDMGDYAFPTFRLAKVLRKAPDIIAQDLADKLKEDDNFEKIEAAGPYLNFFISREKLAQTTISEVLEKKELYGSSNIGEGKKVIVEFSSPNIAKPFHIGHIRTTVIGNSLAKIYKFLGFDTIKINHLGDYGTQFGMLISAFKKWGDREVIEANPIKELLALYVRFNTEAENDPQLKDEARYWFKELENGNQEAYELWQWIREISLKEFSRVYDMLKIDFDSYAGESFYSDKMPEVLEEMKAKGIVKESEGALIVDLEPYGMPPALIMKKDGSTLYTTRDIAAAIYRKNHYDFYKNLYVVASQQNLHFKAWMKIVELMGHEWAKDCIHIPFGMVSLEEGTLSTRKGRVVFLEDVLNTAIENTRKIIEERNPGLADKDEVAKQIGIGAILFQELFNQRIKDYVFNWDRTLSFEGETGPYVQYTHARANSLLEKGGFDDKGKIDYSLLTNEDETNIIRLIYNFPDTIVDSMEKNEPFFITRHIVDLAKAFNKFYNSTSIIVEDETLRNTRLALTFATKTVIKTGLGLLGIDAPNKM, encoded by the coding sequence ATGTTAATATTTAAGGACAAAGCAGTGGACCTGCTTTCTACGATCATAACCGATCTGGAAAGGGAAGAACTGGATAGCCTGATAGAGATCCCACCATCGTATGATATGGGGGATTATGCATTCCCCACCTTCAGGCTGGCTAAAGTTTTGAGAAAAGCTCCGGACATTATAGCACAGGATCTGGCTGACAAACTGAAGGAAGATGATAACTTTGAAAAAATTGAAGCGGCTGGACCCTATCTCAATTTTTTCATAAGCAGGGAAAAACTTGCACAAACGACTATTTCCGAGGTATTAGAGAAAAAAGAATTGTATGGCTCCTCGAATATCGGAGAAGGGAAAAAGGTTATAGTAGAATTCTCATCACCTAATATTGCAAAACCCTTCCATATTGGGCATATACGTACTACAGTAATTGGAAATTCCCTTGCCAAAATATACAAGTTCCTTGGATTCGATACTATTAAGATCAACCATCTTGGAGATTATGGTACTCAGTTTGGTATGCTCATATCTGCATTCAAAAAATGGGGGGACAGAGAGGTCATAGAAGCCAACCCAATTAAAGAGCTTCTTGCTCTTTATGTAAGATTCAACACAGAAGCCGAAAACGATCCTCAGCTTAAGGATGAGGCAAGATACTGGTTCAAGGAGCTGGAGAACGGAAATCAGGAGGCTTACGAGCTATGGCAATGGATAAGAGAGATTAGCCTTAAGGAGTTTAGCCGAGTATATGATATGCTGAAAATAGACTTTGACTCCTATGCAGGGGAAAGCTTCTATTCCGATAAAATGCCTGAAGTACTTGAGGAAATGAAGGCGAAGGGAATAGTTAAGGAATCTGAGGGTGCCCTGATAGTTGATCTGGAGCCATACGGAATGCCTCCTGCTTTAATTATGAAAAAGGATGGCTCAACGCTTTATACGACAAGAGATATTGCAGCAGCTATCTATAGAAAGAATCATTACGATTTCTATAAAAATCTATATGTTGTAGCTTCTCAACAGAACCTTCACTTCAAGGCATGGATGAAGATCGTGGAGTTGATGGGGCATGAATGGGCGAAGGATTGCATTCACATTCCATTCGGGATGGTCAGCCTGGAAGAAGGGACTTTATCCACAAGAAAGGGCAGAGTAGTATTCCTTGAGGATGTTTTAAATACAGCCATTGAAAATACAAGAAAGATAATTGAGGAAAGAAACCCAGGCCTGGCTGACAAGGATGAGGTTGCAAAGCAGATAGGTATTGGAGCAATACTATTTCAGGAATTATTTAACCAAAGAATAAAGGATTATGTCTTCAATTGGGACAGGACCCTGAGCTTCGAAGGAGAAACCGGGCCATATGTTCAGTATACCCATGCTAGAGCAAATTCACTTTTAGAAAAGGGTGGATTTGACGATAAAGGCAAGATCGATTATAGTCTCTTAACCAATGAAGATGAGACCAATATTATCCGACTTATCTACAACTTCCCGGACACAATAGTCGATTCCATGGAGAAGAACGAACCATTTTTTATCACCAGACATATCGTTGATCTGGCAAAGGCATTCAACAAATTCTATAACAGTACCTCAATCATAGTTGAGGATGAAACTCTCAGGAACACAAGGCTTGCACTGACTTTCGCAACAAAAACAGTAATCAAGACAGGATTAGGACTTCTTGGTATAGATGCACCGAATAAAATGTAA
- a CDS encoding endonuclease MutS2 → MNLKSLKVLEFYKIREKLSERTESSLGKELASVLVPAVSVSEIEHLQKETGEALSLLMKRGTPPLYGIHAIASDVKRAELGGMLSPSALLKIGESLRVSRALKSYMRESREDKTDSYTIIGDLIDTLSVYKHIEESINNAIIGENEISDNASSTLRNIRRQIRSKNDGIREKLNSMISSSTYKKYLQDSIITMRDGRYVIPVKQENRSSVPGLVHDISSSGATAFVEPMAVVELNNELRELEIKEREEIERILLELSSYVAEEAEGIRGNELILSRIDFAFAKGKLALDMKATQPILNDRGLINIKKARHPLLTGKVVPIDVYLGGDFNTLIITGPNTGGKTVTLKTVGLLTLMGQSGLHIPADFNSQLAVFDQVFADIGDEQSIEQSLSTFSSHMTNIVQIFAELKTNSLVLFDELGAGTDPVEGAALAMAILDQLKNRQIRTLATTHYSQLKVYALTSDNVKNASVEFDVETLSPTYKLLIGVPGKSNAFEISKRLGLPEHIINQARELVSQENIEFEDVLQAMDRDRRMAEENKLEAEKIKKEIEALRAEMERERKKLEETREKIIQKAREEALQIVRSAKESSDLLAGELRDLAAELDKEKARRLQEAQDMIREELKNRESAAGNGIKEVISNKPPKNLMAGESVEVLTLNQKGIVLTPPDDKQNVDVQIGIMKVTVKLSTLRRCKDEQPTVAQRGGKTSLGAKSKTIKTELDLRGKNIEEGILEVDKYLDDAYVSGLKEVFIIHGKGTGALREGIKQYMKTHRHVMTMRAGKYGEGGDGVTVVELK, encoded by the coding sequence TTGAACCTGAAAAGCTTGAAAGTACTTGAATTCTATAAAATTAGAGAAAAACTTTCAGAGAGGACGGAATCCTCTCTTGGAAAGGAACTGGCATCAGTTCTTGTCCCAGCAGTCTCTGTTTCTGAGATTGAGCATCTCCAGAAGGAAACTGGAGAAGCGCTAAGCTTGCTTATGAAGAGAGGTACTCCCCCTCTTTATGGTATACATGCAATTGCATCAGATGTTAAGAGAGCTGAGCTTGGAGGCATGCTTAGTCCTTCAGCTTTACTCAAAATAGGGGAGTCTTTAAGAGTTTCAAGAGCATTGAAAAGCTATATGCGTGAATCAAGGGAAGACAAAACAGACAGCTACACCATTATTGGTGACCTCATCGATACCCTAAGCGTGTATAAGCATATCGAGGAATCTATAAACAATGCCATTATCGGAGAAAATGAAATTTCAGACAATGCCAGCTCAACTCTTAGAAATATAAGAAGACAAATAAGAAGCAAGAACGATGGGATACGAGAAAAGCTAAACAGCATGATCAGCTCATCAACTTATAAGAAATACCTCCAGGACAGCATAATTACTATGAGAGACGGAAGGTATGTAATACCGGTCAAGCAGGAGAATAGGAGCAGTGTTCCTGGTCTGGTGCATGACATATCCTCAAGCGGAGCTACTGCGTTCGTAGAACCTATGGCAGTGGTTGAGCTAAATAATGAATTGAGGGAATTGGAAATAAAGGAAAGAGAAGAGATTGAGAGGATCCTTCTGGAGTTGTCCTCATATGTAGCTGAGGAAGCAGAAGGGATCAGGGGAAATGAGTTGATCCTGTCAAGGATCGACTTCGCATTTGCAAAAGGTAAACTGGCTTTGGATATGAAGGCAACTCAGCCGATCCTGAACGATAGAGGCTTGATAAATATAAAAAAAGCCAGACATCCTCTGCTTACAGGTAAGGTTGTTCCAATAGATGTTTATCTTGGAGGGGATTTCAACACTCTTATCATTACCGGACCTAATACAGGAGGCAAGACTGTAACCTTAAAAACAGTCGGTTTACTTACGCTAATGGGACAATCGGGTCTTCACATACCAGCAGATTTCAATTCACAACTGGCTGTTTTTGATCAGGTTTTTGCAGACATAGGGGATGAACAAAGCATTGAGCAAAGCTTATCAACTTTTTCCTCACATATGACTAACATCGTTCAAATATTCGCAGAGCTTAAAACAAACAGTCTTGTATTGTTTGATGAACTTGGTGCAGGAACAGATCCAGTCGAGGGTGCTGCACTGGCAATGGCTATACTTGATCAACTGAAAAACAGGCAGATCAGGACGCTTGCTACTACGCACTACAGCCAGCTAAAGGTATACGCGTTGACTAGTGATAACGTTAAAAATGCGTCAGTTGAATTCGATGTTGAGACCTTAAGCCCTACTTATAAGCTCCTAATAGGTGTACCAGGTAAATCAAATGCCTTTGAGATATCAAAGAGGCTTGGACTCCCTGAGCATATAATAAATCAGGCGAGGGAACTGGTTTCACAGGAGAACATTGAGTTTGAGGATGTTCTTCAGGCAATGGACAGGGACAGAAGAATGGCTGAGGAAAACAAGCTTGAAGCTGAGAAAATAAAAAAGGAAATTGAAGCTCTGCGAGCAGAGATGGAAAGAGAGCGAAAGAAACTTGAAGAGACAAGGGAGAAAATAATACAAAAAGCAAGAGAAGAAGCTCTGCAAATAGTGAGATCTGCGAAGGAAAGCAGTGATCTTCTTGCAGGGGAGTTAAGGGATCTTGCTGCTGAGTTGGATAAGGAAAAGGCACGAAGGCTTCAGGAAGCACAGGATATGATTCGAGAGGAGCTGAAAAACCGCGAAAGCGCCGCTGGAAACGGGATAAAAGAGGTAATATCCAATAAACCTCCTAAAAATCTCATGGCGGGAGAGTCTGTCGAGGTCCTTACTCTAAATCAAAAAGGTATCGTACTTACTCCGCCAGACGATAAGCAGAATGTCGATGTCCAAATAGGAATAATGAAGGTCACTGTTAAGCTTTCGACATTGAGAAGGTGCAAAGATGAGCAGCCTACGGTGGCTCAAAGGGGAGGGAAAACTTCTCTTGGGGCTAAGTCCAAGACTATCAAGACCGAGTTGGATCTAAGAGGCAAGAATATCGAGGAAGGGATTCTTGAGGTGGATAAGTATTTGGATGATGCTTACGTGTCGGGGCTCAAAGAGGTATTTATAATCCATGGCAAGGGTACGGGAGCATTAAGAGAGGGAATAAAGCAGTATATGAAAACTCATAGGCATGTTATGACAATGCGCGCAGGCAAATATGGTGAGGGCGGAGATGGTGTCACTGTAGTTGAGCTTAAGTGA